Proteins from a genomic interval of Rhodothermus marinus:
- a CDS encoding glycoside hydrolase family 31 protein — protein sequence MESLGALTASQPIAGGLELQAGPARLRIQALADGIFRVWVHPDGRPFPMHPFSYAVRPECFAAAPPSVTLHRGEDRLVLSQGAWRVVVQRDPVRLHFEGSSGTPLVADSFGPVWEADRIAVWKRRAEGERFFGLGEKTGRLERTGRAYENWNTDDSGYDTRDDPLYKTIPCYLALCPGGDQRFEAYGIFFDNTFRSWFDFGGRAPEHVSFGADGGELVYYFLAGPTPADVLARYTWLTGRFALPPRWALGYHQSRWSYYPEAVVRALVAEFRARRLPLDVVHLDIHYMDGYRIFTWDPERFPDPKRLAEDLRREGVRLVTIVDPGVKVDPGYRLHDEGLAEDVFVRYPDGRLYAGEVWPGRCYFPDFTDPKARDWFGRYVGEFLQTGVAGFWCDMNEPSVFGGGTMPDLVVHRLEGRGGTHREAHNVYGLLMARAVWEACRRHAPDRRPFVITRAAYAGVQRYACVWTGDNVADWSHLRQALTMMLSLGLSGEPFSGSDIGGFIGTPTPELYARWIQLGACSPLFRTHTAHGTPAQEPWSFGEEVEAIAHRYLTWRYRLLPYLYTCFDEHRHTGLPVLRPLWLHYFDDPRTHDIEDTFLLGPHLLVAPVLEQGARSRRLYLPAGRWYDFWSDRCYEGPADVLVEAPLDVLPVFVRAGAVLPLGPALQHTDEPCDTLELHVYPGTGGGTLYEDDGHSWAYESGAFRRTTFTLAASTTTLSLKADAEGAYRSPLKHLTLYWHDCDGPEKLEVDGRVVDVRYETARRLLQAELPVHFAHVRT from the coding sequence ATGGAGTCGCTCGGAGCGCTTACAGCCAGTCAGCCCATCGCCGGTGGCCTGGAACTGCAGGCCGGCCCGGCTCGCCTGCGCATCCAGGCGCTCGCGGACGGCATCTTCCGGGTGTGGGTGCATCCGGACGGACGACCTTTCCCGATGCATCCGTTTTCCTATGCGGTGCGGCCGGAGTGCTTTGCAGCCGCCCCGCCTTCGGTGACGCTTCACCGCGGGGAAGACCGCCTGGTGCTGAGCCAGGGCGCCTGGCGGGTGGTCGTGCAGCGTGATCCGGTGCGGCTCCACTTCGAAGGTTCATCGGGCACGCCGCTGGTGGCCGACAGCTTCGGACCGGTGTGGGAAGCCGACCGCATTGCCGTCTGGAAACGTCGCGCCGAAGGCGAACGCTTCTTCGGACTGGGCGAAAAGACCGGACGGCTCGAACGCACCGGCCGCGCCTACGAAAACTGGAACACGGACGACTCGGGCTACGATACGCGGGACGATCCCCTCTACAAAACGATTCCTTGCTATCTGGCACTGTGCCCGGGGGGCGATCAGCGCTTTGAAGCATACGGGATTTTCTTCGACAACACGTTTCGCTCCTGGTTCGACTTCGGCGGGCGGGCTCCGGAGCACGTGAGCTTCGGCGCCGACGGCGGCGAGCTGGTTTACTACTTCCTGGCCGGCCCCACCCCGGCCGACGTGCTGGCCCGTTACACGTGGCTGACCGGTCGCTTCGCGCTGCCGCCCCGCTGGGCACTGGGCTATCACCAGAGCCGCTGGAGCTACTACCCGGAGGCCGTCGTGCGGGCACTGGTGGCCGAGTTCCGGGCGCGCCGTCTGCCGCTCGACGTGGTCCACCTCGACATTCACTACATGGACGGCTACCGGATCTTCACCTGGGATCCGGAACGCTTCCCCGACCCGAAGCGACTGGCGGAAGACCTGCGACGGGAAGGCGTGCGGCTGGTGACGATCGTCGATCCCGGTGTCAAGGTGGATCCAGGCTACCGGCTGCACGACGAGGGGCTGGCCGAGGACGTGTTCGTGCGCTACCCGGACGGCCGGCTGTACGCCGGGGAGGTCTGGCCGGGACGCTGTTACTTTCCGGACTTCACCGATCCGAAGGCGCGGGACTGGTTCGGGCGCTACGTAGGCGAATTCCTTCAGACGGGCGTGGCCGGCTTCTGGTGCGATATGAACGAGCCCTCCGTGTTCGGCGGCGGCACCATGCCCGATCTGGTCGTGCACCGGCTTGAAGGCCGGGGCGGCACGCACCGGGAAGCCCACAACGTCTACGGTCTGCTCATGGCCCGCGCGGTCTGGGAGGCCTGCCGGCGGCACGCGCCAGACCGGCGCCCCTTCGTGATCACCCGGGCGGCCTATGCCGGCGTGCAGCGTTACGCCTGCGTCTGGACCGGCGACAACGTGGCAGACTGGTCGCACCTGCGCCAGGCGCTCACCATGATGCTCTCGCTGGGGCTCAGCGGCGAACCCTTCTCCGGAAGCGACATCGGCGGCTTCATCGGCACACCTACGCCCGAGCTGTATGCCCGCTGGATCCAGCTCGGCGCCTGCTCACCGCTGTTTCGTACGCACACGGCCCACGGCACCCCGGCTCAGGAGCCCTGGAGTTTCGGCGAAGAGGTCGAAGCCATCGCCCACAGGTACCTGACGTGGCGCTACCGTCTCCTCCCCTACCTCTATACCTGCTTTGACGAACATCGGCACACCGGCCTTCCCGTGCTGCGCCCGCTCTGGCTGCACTACTTCGACGATCCGCGCACGCACGACATCGAAGACACCTTCCTGCTGGGACCGCACCTGCTGGTGGCGCCCGTGCTGGAGCAGGGCGCCCGGAGCCGGCGCCTCTACCTGCCGGCCGGACGCTGGTACGACTTCTGGAGCGATCGCTGCTACGAAGGCCCCGCCGACGTGCTGGTAGAAGCACCGCTGGACGTACTGCCCGTCTTTGTTCGGGCCGGTGCCGTCCTGCCCCTGGGTCCTGCGCTGCAGCACACCGACGAGCCCTGCGACACGCTGGAACTCCACGTCTACCCCGGCACGGGCGGCGGCACCCTCTACGAAGACGACGGGCATTCGTGGGCGTACGAATCCGGCGCGTTTCGGCGCACCACGTTCACACTCGCGGCCAGCACCACGACGCTTTCCCTGAAAGCCGACGCGGAAGGCGCCTACCGTTCCCCCTTGAAACACCTGACGCTCTACTGGCACGACTGCGACGGACCGGAAAAACTGGAAGTGGACGGCCGCGTCGTGGACGTCCGTTATGAGACCGCCCGGCGCCTGCTACAGGCCGAACTCCCCGTACATTTTGCGCACGTGCGCACCTGA
- a CDS encoding glycogen/starch synthase, with protein sequence MAQPMRILFVSSEIVPYAQVTAVAELARLLPERLQEAGLVEPRIMMPRYGIVSERRNRLHEVIRLSGTHVPIGKDRETLKVKVASIPGIRLQVYFMDNTRFFKRKGVYADKEGTEFPDNVSRALFFGRAVLETVRKLGWAPDIVHAFGSLAGLVPLLLSTEYAEDPLFERARRIYTPDGLTLKARLTEAVLAKLKLPQDERLLDRSLDEAGRALAEVVAYPAALQPAESDAVQFAAEPDAVVEQATALYEQLLSSVPA encoded by the coding sequence ATGGCTCAGCCAATGCGCATTCTGTTCGTCTCAAGCGAAATCGTCCCCTATGCTCAGGTTACGGCGGTAGCCGAGCTGGCCCGCCTGCTGCCGGAGCGGTTGCAGGAGGCCGGGCTCGTGGAGCCGCGGATCATGATGCCTCGCTACGGCATCGTCAGTGAGCGCCGGAACCGCTTGCACGAAGTCATTCGGCTGTCGGGCACGCACGTGCCCATTGGCAAAGACCGGGAGACGCTGAAGGTCAAGGTGGCCTCGATTCCCGGCATCCGGCTGCAGGTCTACTTCATGGACAACACGCGCTTTTTCAAGCGCAAAGGCGTCTACGCCGACAAGGAAGGGACGGAGTTTCCGGACAACGTGTCCCGGGCGTTGTTCTTTGGCCGGGCCGTGCTGGAGACCGTCCGGAAGCTGGGCTGGGCGCCGGACATCGTGCACGCCTTTGGAAGCCTGGCGGGACTGGTGCCCCTGCTGCTGAGCACCGAGTACGCGGAAGATCCGCTGTTCGAACGGGCACGCCGCATCTACACGCCGGACGGCCTCACGCTGAAGGCGCGCCTGACCGAAGCCGTGCTGGCAAAGCTGAAGTTGCCCCAAGACGAGCGCCTGCTCGATCGTTCGCTGGACGAGGCAGGCCGCGCGCTGGCCGAGGTGGTCGCCTATCCGGCCGCGCTCCAGCCCGCCGAGAGCGACGCGGTGCAGTTTGCGGCCGAGCCCGACGCCGTGGTCGAGCAGGCGACCGCGCTTTATGAACAGTTGCTCAGCAGCGTGCCGGCCTGA
- a CDS encoding DUF4270 domain-containing protein, giving the protein MRRSSVWSCCALLLLLATGCDDPSAVGIGLIDEEGLPVTVRLPADSVLVASQKDRTGNTARVLAGRVADPLVGTLSATGYVDFVMSGTALVDTTIVGVRLELPRDYVYGDTLGSVTLALHDMTEDWPYAGVGTDTTLSAGPPVRTFSFAPTDTLVQVDLPPEWIAAHDTTFRSSTFSTSFHGFQLAPGEGNAVVGFRFSDIRLLVFTATDTVTLTASKVLTTVARESLPSLPEDRVLLQDGLGQVVRLRFDFSADSVQEAGLHAAVLEVPIDSMQLKQAPASFVRPLPATVRLIGVNAEGNVPVTSLGEPIVLATTTPEGGRLRFRLGSTSLQTLQRLMLGETPVRYLQLEFPTDDNTLGPLLLYAGPTLRPTLILMVTPPSP; this is encoded by the coding sequence ATGCGACGTTCCTCTGTCTGGAGTTGCTGCGCCCTGCTGTTGCTGCTGGCGACGGGTTGCGATGATCCGTCGGCGGTAGGTATCGGTCTGATCGATGAAGAAGGCCTGCCCGTTACCGTGCGCCTGCCGGCCGACTCGGTGCTGGTAGCCTCCCAGAAAGACCGGACGGGTAACACCGCGCGGGTGCTGGCCGGCCGCGTGGCCGATCCACTGGTCGGGACGCTTTCGGCCACCGGCTACGTGGATTTCGTGATGAGCGGCACTGCTCTCGTCGATACCACGATCGTCGGCGTCCGCCTGGAGCTGCCCCGGGACTACGTCTACGGCGACACGCTCGGCTCGGTAACGCTGGCACTGCACGACATGACGGAAGACTGGCCCTACGCCGGCGTCGGGACCGATACGACGCTGAGCGCCGGTCCGCCGGTGCGCACCTTCTCGTTCGCGCCCACCGACACACTCGTCCAAGTCGATCTGCCCCCTGAATGGATTGCCGCCCACGACACCACTTTCCGGAGCAGCACCTTTTCGACGAGCTTTCATGGCTTCCAACTGGCCCCGGGCGAGGGCAATGCGGTCGTGGGGTTTCGCTTTTCTGACATCCGGCTGCTGGTGTTCACGGCGACCGACACGGTCACGCTCACCGCGTCGAAGGTGCTGACCACTGTAGCCCGCGAAAGCCTTCCCTCGCTTCCGGAAGATCGGGTTTTGCTGCAGGACGGTCTCGGTCAGGTGGTGCGGTTGCGTTTTGACTTTTCGGCCGACAGCGTGCAGGAGGCCGGCCTGCATGCGGCCGTGCTGGAGGTGCCGATCGACTCGATGCAGCTGAAACAGGCGCCGGCGAGCTTTGTGCGACCGCTTCCGGCAACGGTACGCCTGATCGGCGTCAATGCCGAGGGCAACGTGCCGGTCACCTCGCTGGGCGAGCCGATCGTCCTAGCGACGACCACGCCGGAAGGCGGACGGCTTCGGTTCCGGCTGGGCAGCACCTCGCTGCAGACGCTCCAGCGGCTCATGCTCGGCGAGACGCCCGTCCGGTATCTCCAGCTGGAATTTCCCACCGACGACAATACACTCGGCCCCCTGCTGCTCTACGCCGGGCCGACGTTGCGCCCCACCCTGATTCTGATGGTTACGCCGCCTTCACCATGA
- a CDS encoding tetratricopeptide repeat protein, which yields MMIRATGTLTGQVHRKSLWGGLLGLFLMAFSAQAQPVAAQQSQQETVDEQTKAVNYSLYYEYFKNGDYEAALPYLRWMIQHAPEYAGPGRKDDRNFERIIKAHEELAKASDDPEFARAHLDSALAYFDMALEVLPARGVELDTVTWYIRRGRLIQRYPELLADRQAEAAEYYRKAFELAPERVDDYSIQVVIAELVKEGKKEEAVDFMDQVEAALGDDPERASLMEYITTVRDNLFQSPEERMAFLEDRLAKDSTNLEIISELFNIYRQLGEREKMYRLADRLLALKKDARTYHMVGKLYLDDGEPAKALEYFRQAMQAPGVDEIARELYYNAGVAEQQLGRLANARTYFRRALQVDPNFGKAYIAIGDLYAQAVTECGSQLEREDRAVYWLAVDYYERAKRVDPSVANEANRKISTYSKYFPDQEALFFKGWKVGQPYKIDYGCYAWINEETTVKPPPSS from the coding sequence ATGATGATCCGGGCAACAGGGACGCTCACCGGGCAAGTCCACAGAAAAAGCCTCTGGGGCGGTCTGCTTGGCCTGTTTCTGATGGCCTTCAGTGCCCAGGCCCAGCCAGTGGCCGCCCAGCAGTCCCAGCAGGAGACGGTCGATGAGCAGACCAAGGCCGTCAATTACAGCCTGTACTACGAGTACTTCAAAAACGGCGACTACGAGGCCGCCCTGCCCTACCTGCGCTGGATGATCCAGCATGCACCCGAGTATGCCGGACCGGGTCGCAAAGACGACCGTAACTTCGAGCGCATTATCAAGGCGCATGAAGAACTGGCCAAGGCCAGCGACGATCCGGAATTCGCCCGGGCACACCTCGACTCGGCCCTGGCCTATTTTGACATGGCACTGGAAGTGCTCCCGGCCCGCGGCGTCGAGCTCGACACGGTCACCTGGTATATCCGCCGGGGCCGTCTCATTCAGCGCTATCCGGAATTGCTGGCCGACCGCCAGGCGGAAGCCGCCGAGTACTACCGCAAGGCGTTTGAGCTGGCTCCCGAGCGCGTCGACGATTACTCCATTCAGGTGGTCATTGCCGAGCTGGTCAAGGAAGGCAAGAAGGAAGAAGCCGTCGACTTCATGGACCAGGTCGAGGCGGCGCTGGGCGACGATCCGGAACGGGCTTCGCTGATGGAATACATCACGACGGTCCGCGACAATCTCTTCCAATCGCCCGAAGAACGCATGGCCTTCCTGGAAGACCGGCTGGCCAAAGACTCGACGAATCTGGAGATCATCTCCGAGTTGTTCAACATCTACCGCCAGCTCGGCGAGCGTGAGAAGATGTACCGGCTGGCCGATCGCCTGCTGGCGCTCAAGAAGGACGCGCGCACCTATCACATGGTCGGCAAGCTCTACCTGGACGATGGCGAGCCGGCCAAAGCGCTCGAGTACTTTCGCCAGGCCATGCAGGCGCCGGGTGTTGACGAAATTGCTCGCGAGCTGTACTACAACGCCGGCGTGGCCGAGCAGCAGCTCGGACGCCTGGCCAACGCGCGCACCTATTTCCGCCGGGCGTTGCAGGTCGATCCCAACTTTGGCAAAGCCTACATCGCCATCGGCGACCTGTACGCCCAGGCCGTCACGGAATGCGGTAGTCAGCTCGAACGCGAGGACCGCGCCGTCTACTGGTTGGCCGTCGATTACTACGAGCGGGCCAAGCGCGTAGACCCCTCGGTGGCCAACGAGGCCAACCGCAAGATCAGCACCTATAGTAAGTACTTCCCGGATCAGGAAGCCCTCTTCTTCAAAGGCTGGAAGGTGGGCCAGCCCTACAAGATCGACTACGGCTGCTACGCCTGGATCAACGAGGAGACCACCGTCAAGCCACCGCCTTCTTCCTGA
- the eno gene encoding phosphopyruvate hydratase encodes MAYIDEIIARQILDSRGNPTLEVDVITDEGIVGRAAVPSGASTGEHEAVELRDGDKSRYLGKGVLQAVANVNEKIAPELTGFSVFEQAAIDEALIALDGTPNKSKLGANAILGVSLAVAKAAAATADLPLYRYVGGTNARTLPVPLMNIINGGRHADNNLDLQEFMIAPVGGGSFSEALRIGVEIFHHLKQVLKSKGYSTAVGDEGGFAPNLRANEEAVEVILEAIEKAGYRAGEDVFLALDPATSEMYRDGYYVFWKSDPDTKRTSEDMVAFWERWVNQYPIISIEDGMAEDDWEGWRLLTERLGHRVQLVGDDLFVTNTERLQRGIDSGCANSILIKPNQIGTLTETLAAIELAHKHGYTAILSHRSGETEDTTIADLAVAANTGQIKTGSASRSDRIAKYNQLLRIEEQLGDTARFLGRKAFHV; translated from the coding sequence ATGGCGTACATCGACGAAATCATTGCCCGACAGATACTCGACAGCCGGGGCAATCCGACGCTGGAAGTGGACGTCATCACGGACGAAGGAATTGTAGGCCGCGCGGCCGTGCCCAGCGGTGCATCCACGGGCGAGCACGAGGCCGTGGAGCTGCGCGACGGCGACAAGAGCCGCTACCTGGGCAAAGGCGTACTCCAGGCCGTGGCCAACGTGAACGAAAAGATTGCGCCGGAACTGACCGGCTTCAGTGTCTTCGAGCAGGCGGCCATCGACGAAGCGCTCATCGCGCTGGACGGCACGCCCAACAAGAGTAAGCTGGGCGCCAACGCCATCCTGGGCGTCTCGCTGGCCGTGGCCAAGGCGGCCGCCGCCACGGCCGACCTGCCGCTCTACCGGTACGTCGGCGGCACGAATGCCCGGACGCTCCCCGTACCGCTCATGAACATCATCAACGGCGGGCGCCACGCCGACAACAACCTGGACCTGCAGGAATTCATGATCGCGCCGGTGGGCGGCGGTAGCTTCTCCGAGGCGCTCCGGATCGGCGTGGAGATCTTCCATCACCTGAAGCAGGTGCTCAAGTCGAAGGGCTACAGCACGGCCGTGGGCGACGAGGGCGGCTTCGCCCCGAATCTGCGGGCCAACGAAGAGGCCGTCGAAGTCATCCTCGAAGCCATCGAAAAAGCGGGCTACCGCGCCGGCGAGGATGTCTTCCTGGCGCTCGACCCGGCTACCAGCGAAATGTACCGGGACGGCTACTACGTCTTCTGGAAGAGCGACCCCGATACGAAGCGCACGTCCGAAGACATGGTAGCCTTCTGGGAGCGCTGGGTCAACCAGTATCCGATCATCTCGATCGAAGACGGCATGGCCGAAGACGACTGGGAAGGCTGGCGCCTGCTGACCGAGCGACTGGGGCATCGCGTACAGCTCGTCGGCGACGATCTGTTCGTGACGAACACCGAGCGGTTGCAGCGCGGCATCGACAGCGGCTGTGCCAACTCGATCCTGATCAAGCCCAACCAGATCGGTACGCTCACCGAGACACTGGCCGCCATCGAACTGGCCCACAAGCACGGCTACACGGCCATCCTGAGCCACCGCTCCGGCGAAACCGAGGACACCACGATCGCCGATCTGGCCGTGGCCGCCAACACCGGCCAGATCAAGACGGGATCGGCCAGCCGAAGCGACCGCATTGCCAAATACAACCAGTTGCTGCGCATCGAGGAGCAACTGGGCGACACGGCCCGTTTCCTGGGACGCAAAGCTTTCCACGTGTAA
- a CDS encoding FtsB family cell division protein, whose amino-acid sequence MSVPRYTDMHATSRRRRRRRLLVGLGLLLLFIWLAFLDSHSLYRRIRWSYEAARLRAQNEALRAQIDSLQQQLEHGVSDEMVERIAREQYGMRHPGETIYRVEE is encoded by the coding sequence GTGTCCGTACCCCGCTACACCGACATGCACGCCACGAGCAGGCGGCGCCGGCGACGCCGCCTGCTCGTCGGGCTGGGGCTGTTGCTGCTTTTCATCTGGCTTGCCTTCCTCGACAGCCACAGCCTCTATCGGCGCATTCGGTGGAGCTACGAAGCGGCGCGCCTGCGTGCCCAGAACGAAGCGCTGCGCGCGCAAATCGACTCGCTTCAGCAACAACTGGAGCACGGCGTGTCCGACGAAATGGTCGAGCGCATCGCCCGTGAGCAGTACGGCATGCGCCACCCGGGCGAAACGATCTACCGCGTCGAAGAATAG
- a CDS encoding ROK family protein — protein sequence MASIPSFAVGVDLGGTTIKAALVERGVGIQHELSRPTEAEEGPAHVIRRIAEMVQALIERAPNREIAGVGIGAPGTVNWERTAVIYPPNLPGWGIVDLRKELQEALGLALPIFVENDANLAGLGSAHYGAGRPFDSFIMVTLGTGVGGAIIYRNRIFRGATGGAGEIGHMSIDYEGPLDRYGIAGSIEAYIGQRFLSHYARYRLLTQRNSLVHQMAGEDLRDINPRILFEAAQAGDEPAREVLAWAGHKLGCVLAAAVNLLDIHKIVVGGGVSAAGDFILEPARQTLRRYVIPALRDRVEIVRETLGNEAGMLGAAQLVFQLLEHPREDLEA from the coding sequence ATGGCTTCCATTCCGTCTTTTGCCGTTGGCGTCGATCTGGGGGGTACCACCATCAAGGCCGCCCTGGTGGAGCGCGGCGTGGGCATCCAGCACGAACTGAGCCGCCCCACCGAGGCCGAAGAAGGACCGGCGCACGTCATTCGCCGGATCGCCGAGATGGTGCAGGCACTCATCGAACGTGCCCCCAACCGGGAGATCGCGGGCGTCGGCATCGGCGCGCCGGGAACCGTCAACTGGGAACGCACCGCCGTCATCTATCCCCCCAACCTGCCCGGCTGGGGCATCGTCGATCTGCGGAAGGAACTGCAGGAAGCCCTGGGCCTCGCGCTGCCGATCTTCGTCGAGAACGACGCGAACCTGGCCGGACTGGGCTCGGCGCATTACGGGGCCGGCCGACCATTCGACTCGTTCATCATGGTCACGCTGGGCACCGGCGTGGGCGGGGCCATCATCTATCGAAACCGTATTTTTCGAGGCGCTACGGGCGGTGCCGGCGAAATCGGCCACATGAGCATCGACTACGAAGGGCCGCTCGATCGCTACGGCATCGCCGGCTCCATCGAGGCCTACATCGGCCAGCGTTTTCTCTCACACTACGCCCGCTATCGGCTGCTCACGCAACGGAACAGCCTCGTGCATCAGATGGCCGGCGAGGACCTGCGCGACATCAATCCGCGCATCCTCTTCGAGGCCGCACAGGCCGGCGACGAACCGGCCCGCGAAGTGCTGGCCTGGGCCGGACACAAGCTGGGTTGCGTGCTGGCGGCGGCCGTCAACCTGCTCGACATCCACAAGATCGTAGTGGGCGGTGGCGTGTCGGCCGCGGGCGACTTCATCCTGGAGCCGGCCCGCCAGACGCTTCGCCGCTACGTGATCCCCGCCCTGCGTGACCGCGTGGAAATCGTCCGCGAAACGCTGGGTAACGAGGCCGGTATGCTGGGCGCCGCGCAACTGGTCTTTCAACTTCTGGAACATCCCCGCGAAGACCTGGAAGCCTGA
- a CDS encoding putative LPS assembly protein LptD, with protein sequence MRCGWGWLLLMLLPVVSARAQPAGVATRPAADDGVHFSARDSLVLLLDTPEGDQGHLVGDARVQYRDLELTAYRIDLLFDQEELRATGLPVDTGIVGRPQFRQGGDTFTGQELRYNLRTERGRVVGAQTRIEDGYLQARVVKVTEDSVLYVQGGTYSTCPCTDGRAPSYSLRTSKMKVEGRWIYTGPIQLYLFNIPTPLWLPFGFLPAIEGRRSGPLPVQYGEDERGFYLRGWGWYWAISDYMDLQIRGGIWTKGSWQISPLFRYAKRYAFSGQLMLDYLHNRSGEKGDPDFSVTNTASFRWTHNQTLGPSANFSANVNLTTSSYLRAISESYDDRVRQTISSNIRYSKSWSQAGRSLNLSLSHQEVLTTGAVQLSFPQLSFSQRAFKPFRRGTGSRERWYERITVSYSGTLNNQFNFTPLPDETLLARGDTSALDISWYDALFSPSAYRRATGQDVPFQFRATHRIPVSASFSMRRLPVLNRPFPVTFSTSLNYQEDWFIRTERRSVDSTGRIVTRSVPGFFALRQFSTGLSASTTIYGLFPVRVGPFEGLRHTVRPSLSFSYRPDFSSDFWGYMRTYRDTTGREVRYSIVSGVPVGRTQSLSFSLGNVFETKRVRTDTTGNVQRQTLQLLNVDLSTSYNFAADSLRLSSINISARTSALGPLSLNSSLVLSPYALAPDGRTVNRYVFDLRRGRLARITSFRLSASLSLRSRTRLSGAEAGTPPRARFGDPFSPDPITSPIPSLLDPALHYADFSIPWSLNLNFSYSMSHPAQRLTRSAILNVSFDFNLTPKWKVQGRGGYDFVRGELSTTSLFIVRDLGCWQMSLSWIPFGRYQSYAFELYVKSGRLRDLLRLRQPRSDIRGRFQQLL encoded by the coding sequence ATGCGCTGCGGGTGGGGATGGCTGTTGCTCATGCTGCTCCCGGTCGTTTCGGCCCGGGCGCAACCCGCCGGTGTTGCGACGCGTCCGGCGGCCGACGACGGCGTGCACTTCAGCGCCCGCGATTCGCTCGTGCTGCTGCTCGACACGCCTGAAGGCGATCAGGGCCACCTCGTTGGCGACGCCCGCGTGCAATACCGGGATCTGGAACTGACCGCCTATCGAATCGACCTGCTGTTCGATCAGGAAGAATTGCGGGCGACCGGCCTGCCTGTCGATACCGGCATTGTCGGCCGTCCGCAGTTCCGCCAGGGAGGCGACACATTCACCGGTCAGGAACTTCGCTACAACCTGCGCACCGAGCGCGGGCGCGTGGTGGGCGCACAGACCCGCATCGAAGACGGATACCTGCAGGCCCGCGTGGTCAAAGTCACCGAAGACAGCGTGCTCTACGTGCAGGGCGGCACCTACTCTACCTGTCCCTGCACCGACGGCCGGGCGCCCTCCTACTCGCTGCGCACCAGCAAGATGAAAGTTGAGGGGCGATGGATCTACACCGGCCCCATCCAGCTGTACCTGTTCAACATTCCCACTCCGCTCTGGCTGCCTTTCGGGTTTCTACCGGCCATCGAGGGACGGCGCAGCGGACCGCTGCCGGTGCAGTACGGCGAAGACGAACGGGGCTTTTACCTGCGCGGCTGGGGCTGGTACTGGGCCATCAGCGACTACATGGACCTGCAGATTCGCGGGGGCATATGGACAAAGGGAAGCTGGCAGATCAGTCCGCTGTTTCGCTACGCGAAGCGCTACGCCTTCAGCGGCCAGCTCATGCTCGACTACCTGCACAACCGCAGCGGCGAAAAAGGCGATCCGGACTTCAGCGTCACCAACACGGCCTCGTTTCGCTGGACGCACAACCAGACGCTCGGCCCCTCGGCCAACTTCTCCGCCAACGTCAACCTGACCACCTCCAGCTACTTGCGGGCCATCTCCGAAAGCTACGACGACCGGGTGCGCCAGACCATCTCCTCCAACATTCGCTACAGCAAGAGCTGGTCGCAGGCCGGTCGCTCGCTCAACCTGTCTCTCTCACATCAGGAAGTGCTGACCACCGGCGCCGTGCAGCTCAGCTTTCCCCAGCTTTCCTTCTCGCAACGCGCTTTTAAGCCGTTCCGGCGCGGCACCGGAAGCCGCGAGCGTTGGTACGAACGCATCACGGTCAGCTACAGCGGCACCCTGAACAACCAGTTCAACTTTACCCCGTTGCCCGACGAGACGCTGCTGGCCCGCGGCGACACCAGCGCACTGGACATCTCCTGGTATGACGCACTGTTTTCACCGAGCGCCTATCGGCGGGCCACCGGCCAGGACGTGCCGTTTCAGTTTCGCGCCACGCACCGGATTCCCGTATCGGCCAGCTTCTCGATGCGGCGACTGCCCGTGCTCAACCGCCCGTTTCCGGTCACCTTTTCGACCAGCCTGAACTATCAGGAAGACTGGTTCATTCGCACCGAGCGTCGCAGCGTCGATAGCACAGGCCGCATAGTGACCCGCTCCGTGCCCGGCTTTTTTGCGCTGCGCCAGTTTTCGACAGGCCTGTCGGCCTCGACCACCATTTACGGCCTGTTTCCGGTGCGTGTCGGGCCGTTCGAGGGCCTGCGCCACACCGTGCGACCCAGCCTGAGCTTCTCCTATCGCCCGGATTTTTCCTCAGACTTCTGGGGTTACATGCGGACCTATCGGGACACGACCGGCCGCGAAGTGCGCTATTCCATCGTGTCGGGCGTGCCGGTGGGCCGTACGCAGAGCCTGTCCTTCTCGCTGGGCAACGTATTCGAGACGAAGCGCGTCCGCACCGACACTACCGGCAACGTCCAGCGCCAGACGCTCCAGTTGCTCAATGTGGACCTTTCGACCAGCTACAACTTTGCCGCCGATTCGCTGCGGCTGTCTTCGATCAACATCAGCGCACGCACCTCGGCACTGGGGCCGCTGAGTTTGAATTCGTCGCTGGTGCTTTCGCCCTATGCGCTGGCGCCCGACGGACGGACCGTCAATCGCTATGTATTCGACCTGCGCCGTGGCCGTCTGGCCCGCATTACCAGCTTCCGGCTCAGCGCTTCCCTCAGCCTCCGAAGCCGTACCCGTCTGTCCGGCGCCGAAGCCGGCACGCCACCCCGTGCCCGCTTCGGCGACCCGTTCAGCCCGGACCCCATCACGAGCCCGATCCCGTCCCTGCTCGATCCGGCTCTGCACTACGCCGACTTTTCCATTCCCTGGTCGCTCAATCTGAACTTCAGCTACAGCATGAGCCATCCGGCCCAGCGATTGACCCGCAGCGCCATTCTGAATGTTTCGTTCGATTTCAATCTGACGCCAAAGTGGAAAGTCCAGGGACGCGGCGGCTACGACTTCGTCCGGGGCGAGCTGTCCACGACGAGCCTGTTCATCGTACGCGACCTGGGCTGCTGGCAGATGAGTCTTTCGTGGATTCCCTTCGGCCGCTATCAGTCCTATGCGTTTGAGCTGTATGTCAAAAGCGGACGCCTGCGCGACCTGCTGCGCCTGCGCCAGCCGCGCTCGGACATCCGCGGCCGCTTCCAGCAGTTGCTGTAA